The Thermoflavifilum sp. genome contains a region encoding:
- a CDS encoding glycosyltransferase has translation MAEPVSIILPVFNGERYIEAAIRSVLGQTYRDFELLILNDGSTDRTLELCAIYARDPRVRIVDHADRAGITHRLNEGLALARYEWIARMDADDICHPWRIAHQMAYVSQHPKCVLVATQVHVIDENGRYLRTEGLPAAFLYYSLHFECCIFHPTILFQRKAILDIGGYQLPFAEDYDLFVRTMQRYRLGGVDEPLLSYRIHQKSTHRHLYREAYASASNEVSHRVWLSVCPDLPPASYLRAYQYDYSELHDVEEMQDCLETLDRFSITLLHLDNPNRHIPDMLYIWSYKRNLMLQQMAARLSPGKALRFIGKQMHKAPAGRVFPVSWSRLVWQKIRSHGISS, from the coding sequence ATGGCTGAGCCTGTAAGCATCATCCTGCCCGTTTTTAACGGCGAGCGCTACATAGAAGCGGCTATCCGCAGTGTGCTGGGACAAACCTATCGCGATTTTGAATTGCTGATTCTCAACGACGGCTCTACCGATCGCACGCTTGAGCTATGCGCAATCTATGCCCGGGATCCCCGGGTGCGGATCGTGGATCATGCCGACCGGGCGGGGATTACTCACCGGCTGAATGAAGGACTTGCCCTGGCTCGATATGAATGGATTGCCCGTATGGATGCCGACGATATCTGCCATCCCTGGCGAATCGCCCACCAAATGGCTTATGTCAGCCAGCATCCCAAATGTGTGCTGGTGGCTACTCAGGTTCATGTGATCGATGAAAACGGCCGCTATCTGCGCACGGAAGGACTGCCCGCTGCATTTCTTTATTACAGTCTGCATTTTGAGTGTTGCATCTTTCATCCCACCATCCTGTTTCAACGAAAAGCTATCCTCGATATCGGAGGCTACCAGCTGCCCTTCGCGGAAGATTATGACCTCTTTGTTCGAACTATGCAACGTTACCGCCTGGGCGGCGTGGATGAACCTCTGCTCAGCTACCGCATCCACCAAAAGAGTACGCATCGTCATTTGTATCGCGAGGCATATGCCAGTGCTTCAAATGAGGTTAGCCATCGGGTGTGGCTTTCGGTATGCCCCGATTTGCCACCCGCATCATACCTGCGTGCTTATCAATATGATTACAGCGAGCTACACGATGTAGAAGAAATGCAGGATTGCCTGGAAACACTCGATCGGTTTTCCATCACCCTGTTGCATCTGGACAATCCCAATCGGCATATTCCCGACATGCTGTATATCTGGTCGTATAAACGCAACCTGATGCTGCAGCAGATGGCTGCAAGGTTGTCGCCGGGAAAAGCCCTCCGGTTCATTGGAAAACAAATGCACAAAGCGCCTGCCGGACGCGTTTTTCCAGTGAGCTGGAGCAGGCTCGTATGGCAAAAAATCCGTTCCCATGGAATCAGCTCTTGA
- a CDS encoding glycosyltransferase: MESALENRTPQSPPPIQPVTGVHRPTWSVMIPVYNCSTYLPLTLESVLAQALPEADMQIEVVDDASTDHPVEQLVYEVGRGRVQYFRQPINRGSLHNLNTAIQRARGKYLHILHGDDLVLPGFYREMQNLLEAYPEAGMAFCRYLYIDEAGKPLYPSDPEAEQPGLLIGWLSRLATRQRIQTPAVVVQRKVYEHLGGFYGVHYGEDWLMWLRIAIHYAVSYTPAIRAAYRQHQHSISGRWALNGQNMRDIGYVIHQMKTLLPENIYRTAAPRARHFYAAYAIQTAHRNWHLKAGLKPVLAQLHQACRLHPSVLLQSNSLKLYLKILWNLH; encoded by the coding sequence ATGGAATCAGCTCTTGAAAACCGAACACCTCAATCGCCTCCTCCGATTCAGCCCGTAACCGGCGTGCATCGCCCCACGTGGTCGGTGATGATCCCGGTATACAACTGCTCAACCTACTTGCCCCTTACCCTGGAGAGTGTGCTGGCGCAAGCACTACCCGAAGCCGATATGCAGATTGAAGTCGTCGACGACGCCAGCACCGATCATCCTGTAGAACAGCTTGTTTATGAAGTGGGTCGAGGCAGAGTTCAGTATTTCCGTCAGCCGATAAACCGGGGTAGCCTGCATAACCTCAATACCGCCATCCAGCGCGCCCGGGGAAAATATCTCCATATCCTGCACGGCGACGATCTGGTACTGCCGGGCTTTTATCGGGAAATGCAAAACCTGCTGGAGGCTTATCCGGAGGCTGGAATGGCTTTTTGTCGATACCTCTATATCGACGAAGCCGGGAAACCGCTCTATCCATCGGATCCAGAGGCTGAACAGCCGGGACTGCTGATCGGCTGGCTCAGCCGACTGGCTACTCGCCAGCGCATCCAGACACCGGCGGTAGTGGTACAGCGAAAAGTGTACGAACACTTAGGTGGTTTTTACGGCGTGCATTATGGGGAAGACTGGCTGATGTGGCTGCGTATTGCCATCCACTATGCGGTATCTTATACGCCTGCTATCCGGGCAGCCTACCGGCAACACCAGCATTCCATTTCCGGACGATGGGCCCTCAACGGACAGAATATGCGCGATATCGGCTACGTCATCCACCAGATGAAGACCCTGTTGCCGGAAAATATCTACCGGACCGCTGCACCCCGGGCCCGGCATTTCTATGCCGCTTACGCCATACAAACGGCTCACCGGAACTGGCATCTGAAAGCCGGATTAAAACCTGTGCTGGCCCAGCTTCATCAGGCCTGCAGGCTCCATCCATCAGTCCTGTTACAATCGAATTCCCTTAAACTTTATCTCAAAATCTTATGGAATTTGCATTAA
- a CDS encoding glycosyltransferase, with translation MEFALIPGISILMCCHNSRQKLPFSLQHLQALHIPNGMNVELLVVDNASTDDTLSFAREYVQKHPLPFPVHYLQEPQLGLSFARLTGILAARYEFVLFCDDDNGLYPDYLEQALQCLHQLPEHEAIAMIGGQGIAVFETPPPVWARQFHLFGCGPQAQRSGPVRQLYGAGSLLWKKAFLHLHAAGFRWLLTDRQGERLTSGGDFELCAALQICGYRLWYAENLRFAHFLTATRLSLPYYQRFIREASVSENFFLLYHALPHARGHSRWPVRWLALREAGYHVWRLFALLLKTFSMHTRPGSRELRRLRIFYHSSRLHHLMHIKRELHNSWPLLVDWYRNLNNHLPQTSPKQRFV, from the coding sequence ATGGAATTTGCATTAATCCCGGGCATCTCTATCTTGATGTGCTGCCACAACAGCCGCCAAAAATTACCCTTCTCTCTGCAACATCTGCAGGCCCTGCATATTCCGAACGGCATGAACGTGGAACTCCTTGTCGTTGACAATGCTTCTACCGACGATACTTTGTCTTTTGCAAGGGAATATGTTCAAAAGCACCCCCTTCCCTTTCCAGTCCATTACCTGCAGGAGCCGCAGCTGGGGCTTTCCTTCGCCCGGCTTACGGGTATCCTGGCCGCCCGATACGAGTTTGTGTTGTTTTGTGATGATGACAACGGGCTCTATCCCGATTATCTGGAACAGGCCCTGCAATGCCTGCACCAGTTGCCCGAACACGAGGCCATCGCGATGATCGGTGGACAGGGCATAGCCGTGTTTGAAACTCCGCCACCCGTGTGGGCCAGACAGTTCCATTTGTTTGGATGCGGCCCTCAGGCTCAACGATCGGGTCCGGTACGCCAGCTCTATGGCGCGGGTAGCCTGCTGTGGAAAAAAGCCTTTCTCCATCTCCATGCCGCCGGTTTTCGTTGGTTGCTCACCGACCGACAGGGCGAACGCCTGACCTCGGGCGGGGACTTTGAGCTCTGTGCCGCCCTGCAAATTTGCGGCTATCGACTCTGGTATGCAGAAAACCTGCGGTTTGCCCATTTTCTCACCGCCACACGCCTCAGTCTGCCTTACTACCAACGTTTCATCAGAGAAGCTTCCGTGTCGGAAAACTTTTTTTTACTCTATCATGCGCTACCGCATGCCCGGGGTCATAGCCGATGGCCCGTTCGATGGCTGGCACTGAGGGAAGCCGGCTATCATGTATGGCGATTGTTTGCACTGCTGCTAAAAACGTTCTCCATGCATACCAGGCCTGGCAGCCGCGAGCTGAGGCGCCTGCGCATCTTCTACCATTCCAGTCGATTGCATCACCTGATGCATATCAAACGTGAACTCCACAATAGCTGGCCGCTGCTGGTCGACTGGTATCGAAACTTGAACAACCATCTCCCGCAAACCAGCCCAAAGCAAAGGTTTGTCTAA
- a CDS encoding MFS transporter, which produces MPLSLRIRLSLLMFLEFFIWGAWYTTIAVFMSNHDMKNITQWPFTVNPIAAIVAPFFVGLIADRYFATERVLGVLHLLGALFMFLTPKAVGHPLLFILLLLAYNICYMPTMSLANSLTFHHITDQEKNFPTIRVFGTIGWIIAGLFISFVGVYFVKSGLRPEQTAMPLYLTSVASLLLGLYSFTLPHTPPPAAGKLVSFRSIAGIDALKQLGSKPFYIFLLCSFLICIPLAAYYNFTQLFLEGTGFQNIAATQTIGQMSEWIFMLLMPVFFRRLGVKWMLAMGMLAWTVRYALFALGAPHEIVWMIIVGIALHGICYDFFFVTGQIYVDKKSTPEIRGQAQGLIVLVTYGVGMLIGAQIAGAVYNSFLGNTEKLTLTQWNQFWWIPSIFALIVLIFFVLAFQDRKVEAQVAAEQAAAS; this is translated from the coding sequence ATGCCGTTGAGCTTACGTATCCGTCTCTCTCTGCTCATGTTTCTGGAATTTTTCATCTGGGGCGCCTGGTATACCACCATTGCGGTGTTCATGTCGAATCACGACATGAAAAACATCACCCAGTGGCCTTTCACCGTGAATCCGATTGCAGCTATTGTAGCTCCCTTCTTCGTGGGCTTGATTGCCGACCGGTATTTTGCTACGGAGCGCGTATTGGGGGTGTTGCACCTGCTGGGTGCACTGTTTATGTTTCTCACTCCCAAGGCGGTAGGTCATCCATTATTGTTTATCCTCTTGCTCCTGGCCTACAATATCTGCTATATGCCTACCATGAGTCTGGCCAATAGCCTGACCTTTCATCACATCACCGACCAGGAAAAAAATTTCCCCACCATCCGGGTTTTCGGTACCATCGGCTGGATCATCGCCGGATTATTCATCAGTTTTGTGGGGGTATATTTCGTGAAATCGGGGCTGCGACCCGAACAAACGGCTATGCCGCTTTACCTGACGTCGGTGGCCAGCCTCCTGTTAGGATTGTACAGCTTCACCCTGCCGCATACACCGCCTCCTGCAGCCGGGAAGCTCGTTTCCTTCCGCAGCATAGCCGGCATCGACGCCCTGAAGCAACTGGGTAGCAAGCCTTTTTACATTTTCCTGCTTTGCTCGTTTTTGATTTGTATTCCCCTGGCTGCTTATTACAATTTCACGCAATTGTTTTTAGAGGGCACCGGTTTTCAGAACATAGCCGCCACGCAAACCATCGGTCAGATGTCGGAGTGGATTTTCATGTTGTTGATGCCCGTTTTCTTCCGTCGTCTTGGGGTGAAATGGATGCTGGCCATGGGTATGCTGGCCTGGACGGTGCGTTACGCCCTGTTTGCCCTGGGTGCACCTCACGAAATCGTGTGGATGATTATTGTAGGCATCGCCCTGCATGGTATCTGCTACGACTTTTTCTTTGTAACCGGACAGATTTATGTAGATAAAAAATCGACCCCCGAGATTCGTGGACAGGCACAGGGACTGATTGTGCTGGTGACCTATGGCGTGGGCATGCTCATCGGGGCGCAGATCGCCGGGGCTGTGTACAACAGCTTCTTAGGCAATACCGAGAAGCTGACGTTAACACAATGGAATCAGTTCTGGTGGATTCCCTCCATCTTCGCTTTGATTGTGTTGATTTTCTTCGTGCTTGCCTTCCAGGATCGTAAGGTGGAGGCTCAGGTGGCTGCCGAACAGGCCGCCGCAAGCTGA
- a CDS encoding ABC transporter ATP-binding protein, which translates to MSQLALSVEHLSKSYRLGNLALQASSLREELLGWWRTRAGQKKASTPINYIQALDDVSFTVQRGEVLGIVGPNGAGKSTLLKIISRITLPNSGRVRGYGRIASLLEAGVGFHPELSGRENIFLSGNILGMSNREIRSRFDEIVDFAEIGPFLDTPVKRYSSGMYVRLAFAIGAFLRPELWIVDEVLSVGDAAFQHKCLHRIREIAREEGTTILMVSHQLSLIGQIAHRAIWLDYGKIAAEGPPHQVIGAYLKAQSGQLWHWQPDPPLRWKALSVIRACLDPRLTAGRQVPDVHTPLKISLQLQAHETIHQLQLSLQLYTLVGECLFEQPSAPLSLHPGNWMLEYEIPGDFLNEGSYYLSVFLTDLHTGDHIQIDACLVFDIAGDMYPSQKPDMARRMGYVRPLFPMNLKPV; encoded by the coding sequence ATGAGCCAGCTTGCTTTATCGGTTGAACATCTCTCCAAATCCTATCGTCTGGGTAATCTGGCGCTGCAGGCCAGCAGCCTGAGAGAAGAACTGTTGGGCTGGTGGCGAACGCGTGCCGGACAAAAGAAAGCATCCACACCCATCAACTATATCCAGGCACTCGACGATGTGAGCTTCACCGTGCAGCGGGGTGAAGTACTGGGCATTGTAGGACCTAACGGCGCGGGTAAATCAACCCTCCTGAAAATCATTTCGCGCATTACTTTACCCAATAGCGGCAGGGTAAGGGGATATGGCCGCATTGCCAGTCTCCTGGAAGCCGGCGTGGGCTTTCATCCCGAGCTTAGCGGCCGCGAAAACATTTTCCTGAGCGGCAACATCTTAGGCATGAGTAACCGGGAAATCCGCAGCCGTTTTGATGAGATCGTGGATTTTGCCGAGATCGGACCGTTTTTAGATACCCCGGTGAAGCGCTATTCTTCCGGCATGTATGTCCGCCTGGCATTCGCCATTGGCGCCTTCCTGCGGCCCGAGCTATGGATTGTGGATGAAGTGCTCTCGGTGGGCGATGCGGCTTTTCAGCACAAATGCTTGCATCGCATCCGCGAAATCGCCCGTGAAGAGGGCACCACCATCCTCATGGTCAGTCATCAGCTCTCCCTTATCGGTCAAATTGCTCATCGGGCCATCTGGCTCGACTATGGGAAAATCGCTGCTGAAGGGCCACCCCATCAGGTGATCGGCGCATACCTCAAAGCCCAGTCAGGCCAGCTCTGGCACTGGCAGCCCGATCCACCCCTTCGCTGGAAAGCCTTGAGCGTGATCCGAGCCTGCCTCGATCCCCGGCTGACAGCAGGTCGGCAGGTGCCGGATGTCCATACCCCTTTAAAAATCAGTCTGCAATTACAGGCTCACGAAACCATTCACCAGCTGCAGCTCAGCCTGCAACTATATACCCTCGTGGGCGAGTGCCTGTTTGAACAACCAAGCGCACCTCTTTCACTACACCCGGGTAACTGGATGCTGGAATACGAAATTCCGGGCGACTTTTTAAACGAGGGCAGCTACTATCTGTCGGTTTTCCTGACCGACCTGCATACCGGCGACCATATCCAGATAGATGCCTGCCTGGTGTTTGATATCGCCGGCGATATGTATCCGTCGCAAAAACCTGACATGGCAAGACGCATGGGCTATGTACGACCTCTATTTCCCATGAACCTGAAACCTGTCTAA
- a CDS encoding glycosyltransferase family A protein: MGAEPAVSILMPFYQTADFMDEAIRSVLGQTYTHWELLLIHDGGTDGSLEIASRWAAQYPDRIRLLAHPDGNNHGLPAARNLGLAQARGAYIALLDADDLWLPEKLQHQMMLATHHPHCALFGEASLYWYSWSPQAQEPDQVIAPGITADTCIAPPQAALTLYPLGEGAAPCPSSLLMKTAVLKHLGGFETAFSGPYMVFEDQAFLIKFYLQETVYFASTCLNRYRQRPESLMGTLQQKGNYLEVKRYFFRWLQNYLHTSLPNADPRVMQALKRNLQADSCWGKIRRLLTLKNLRSHG; the protein is encoded by the coding sequence ATGGGGGCCGAACCTGCAGTTTCCATATTGATGCCGTTCTACCAGACTGCCGATTTCATGGATGAAGCGATACGGAGTGTGCTGGGGCAAACCTATACCCACTGGGAGCTGTTGCTGATTCACGATGGGGGCACCGATGGTAGCCTGGAAATAGCTTCACGCTGGGCAGCTCAATATCCCGATCGCATCCGGCTACTGGCTCATCCCGACGGGAACAACCATGGCCTGCCGGCAGCCCGCAACTTAGGACTGGCACAGGCCCGTGGAGCCTACATTGCCCTGCTCGATGCTGACGACCTCTGGTTGCCCGAAAAACTGCAACACCAGATGATGCTGGCTACTCATCATCCCCATTGCGCCCTGTTCGGCGAGGCATCCCTGTACTGGTACAGCTGGTCGCCCCAGGCCCAGGAACCCGACCAGGTCATCGCCCCGGGTATCACGGCCGACACCTGCATCGCACCTCCACAGGCCGCGCTGACGCTTTACCCGCTGGGCGAAGGCGCCGCCCCCTGCCCCAGCAGCTTGTTGATGAAAACTGCGGTTTTAAAACACCTGGGAGGATTTGAAACGGCTTTCTCGGGCCCCTATATGGTGTTTGAAGATCAGGCATTCCTGATCAAGTTCTACCTGCAGGAAACCGTCTATTTCGCCTCCACCTGCCTGAACCGTTATCGCCAACGTCCCGAATCGCTCATGGGCACCCTGCAGCAAAAGGGCAACTACCTGGAGGTAAAGCGTTACTTTTTCCGCTGGTTACAGAACTACCTCCATACATCCCTACCCAACGCCGACCCCCGGGTGATGCAGGCCCTGAAACGCAACCTCCAGGCCGACAGCTGCTGGGGGAAAATCCGTCGTTTGTTGACCCTGAAAAATCTGCGATCCCATGGCTGA
- a CDS encoding polysaccharide deacetylase family protein, translating into MLRNLLSRKNQPASPTPPFRMNGIVLMYHHIGRPHASDPWNMCVDRSAFEEQLSMLSSAYQVRPLKDLLDPGVNGQNKPTIYLSFDDGYLEHYTEVFPLLQHYQLPGTFFIPSGYLADRSMLCWWEVVDHVFLDHHPVPDLNGILLGPDVFDEQAKMSLLVTEQTTEEMFAYHAWHNRMKANPRRQQQWASAFLKKCGHTTDVLPAMLSENQVREMAKSPLVTIGGHGFHHQVLGLLPRRKQWKEIIENKKHLEALIERPVEVFAYPHGHYNELTPELVKQAGYQLACTTAAELDNPGITAYEIPRLWARNWTAEELHLLLEKLFQQIEAAYTQQ; encoded by the coding sequence ATGCTTCGTAATCTTCTATCCAGAAAGAATCAACCCGCCTCTCCCACGCCACCCTTCCGGATGAATGGAATTGTGCTCATGTATCATCATATTGGCCGACCTCATGCATCCGACCCATGGAATATGTGCGTCGACAGATCCGCTTTTGAAGAACAGCTGAGCATGTTGTCTTCGGCTTATCAGGTAAGACCTCTCAAAGATTTGCTTGACCCTGGGGTGAATGGGCAAAACAAGCCCACCATTTATCTGAGCTTTGATGATGGCTATCTGGAACATTACACCGAAGTGTTTCCCCTGTTGCAACATTATCAGCTGCCCGGAACCTTTTTCATCCCTTCCGGCTATCTTGCCGACCGGTCTATGCTATGCTGGTGGGAGGTGGTTGACCATGTATTCCTCGATCATCATCCTGTACCCGACCTCAACGGCATTCTGCTCGGTCCTGATGTGTTCGACGAACAGGCCAAAATGAGCCTGCTGGTTACCGAACAAACTACTGAGGAAATGTTTGCCTACCATGCCTGGCATAACCGGATGAAAGCCAATCCCCGGCGGCAACAACAATGGGCTTCCGCATTTTTAAAAAAATGCGGCCATACGACCGATGTACTGCCGGCTATGCTTTCGGAAAACCAGGTCCGGGAGATGGCAAAAAGCCCGTTGGTAACCATTGGCGGCCACGGCTTTCACCATCAGGTGCTGGGTTTACTGCCCAGGCGAAAACAATGGAAAGAAATCATAGAAAATAAAAAACACCTCGAAGCACTTATTGAACGGCCGGTGGAAGTATTTGCTTATCCACACGGGCATTACAATGAATTGACTCCGGAACTGGTGAAACAAGCCGGCTATCAGCTGGCTTGCACTACTGCGGCTGAACTGGATAATCCCGGTATCACAGCCTATGAAATACCCCGGCTCTGGGCCCGCAACTGGACGGCCGAAGAGCTGCACCTCCTGCTGGAGAAACTATTTCAACAAATAGAAGCTGCATATACTCAGCAATAA
- a CDS encoding glycosyltransferase: MQLDRPYRVEHIDLSAPLADPETWIGYFTIPHLLVLWWKALPLGQLYTDEQPLPVSQAGWERLLWSCAWPAVAHRAGWPIEHANLVEMPQRMKNWLETFTHHSKATTTGPAPSVSLVVCTSGNRLEALRECLRSIRELQPAPDELVMVNNAPGPLHLPEEAIPELRWIHEARRGLDYARNAGWKASSSDIILYVDDDVQVHPGLVGAVKQAFLEHPEIHALTGLVLPARLDTLAQRIFEAHWSFQRGFFPQIYTGGLLDREGKRLFPVWELGAGACMAFRRQVLQGSGGFDQRLDAGAAGCNGDSELWYRLLVQDYAIRYEPAAVVFHHHRATLPELHRQIFYYLRGFTSALCISYRQFRRPADRQQLTRVLPAYYFQRFRKAVRHRFQHAYLTWGDELRGFLAGWLYIFQHGHKPPYPGPDAPIGLPPAAPSPLVSVIITCYQQGQYLPDAIQSVLDQTYPHVECLVVSDGSTDDTEAVVKHFPAVRYVYQANAGLAAARNTGIVHARGEWLIFLDADDWLYPSAIETQLRHAAAHPEAAIITGHHDKTSAEGRLLQNWEPTDVPADPETALLRGNYIGMHAAVCYRRDVFRYLRFDRTLQAAEDYDLYLRAARLFVIHSHLERIAAYRLHTQNMSKRVGWMLEQVLHVLSRHYSRWPDLQQKSSYRHGEKIWKTYYAQELLRRLKFRTLYGNYRLSPAEWALCARQIPGPLLRWLLSKGKEKWKNMKSHLATLIPSYSRPAGWSTSWTARYIPPRGRVKWGDLRQTRPFSARFGFDRGRPVDRYYIEQFLEQHRKYIRGCVLEIGDNSYTRQFGGTCVIRSEVLHVREGLPGVTVVGDLCRGVPLPDQSLDCIILTQTLHLIEQPERAIAECHRLLKPGGSLLLTVPGISPIDHDEWKESWQGSFTAVSLRRLLRGSFCEENIRLYTYGNVLAATAFLYGLADDELTAEEKDDHDPHFPVIIAACAIQSS, from the coding sequence ATGCAGCTTGACCGGCCCTATCGCGTCGAGCATATCGACCTTTCGGCACCCCTTGCCGATCCGGAAACCTGGATAGGCTATTTTACCATACCCCACCTGCTGGTGCTGTGGTGGAAAGCCCTGCCCTTAGGACAGCTCTACACCGATGAACAACCCCTTCCGGTGAGCCAGGCAGGCTGGGAGCGGCTCCTGTGGTCATGTGCCTGGCCAGCTGTAGCTCATCGCGCAGGATGGCCCATTGAGCACGCGAACTTGGTGGAAATGCCTCAGCGAATGAAAAACTGGCTTGAGACTTTTACTCATCATAGTAAGGCCACAACCACAGGTCCCGCCCCATCCGTTTCCCTGGTGGTGTGTACTTCGGGCAACCGGCTTGAAGCCCTCAGGGAATGCCTGCGTAGCATCCGGGAGCTGCAGCCCGCGCCCGATGAACTCGTGATGGTAAACAATGCCCCGGGCCCACTTCACCTTCCGGAGGAAGCCATACCCGAGCTGCGATGGATCCACGAGGCCCGTCGTGGACTCGACTATGCCCGTAATGCTGGCTGGAAGGCTTCCTCCAGCGATATTATTCTCTATGTCGACGACGATGTGCAGGTGCACCCGGGTTTGGTCGGGGCTGTAAAACAGGCTTTCCTCGAGCATCCCGAAATCCATGCCCTGACCGGCCTGGTATTGCCGGCCCGGCTCGACACGCTTGCTCAGCGCATATTTGAGGCACACTGGAGTTTTCAGCGGGGTTTCTTCCCGCAAATCTATACCGGCGGCCTGCTCGACCGCGAGGGGAAGCGGCTCTTCCCCGTCTGGGAACTCGGTGCCGGGGCCTGTATGGCTTTTCGCAGGCAGGTGCTCCAGGGCTCGGGCGGCTTCGACCAGCGCCTGGATGCCGGCGCTGCGGGTTGCAATGGCGACTCAGAGCTGTGGTATCGCCTCCTGGTGCAGGATTATGCTATTCGCTATGAACCCGCCGCCGTCGTATTTCATCACCACCGGGCCACCCTGCCAGAGCTGCATCGACAAATTTTCTACTACCTGCGAGGGTTCACCTCGGCACTCTGCATCAGCTACCGGCAGTTCCGACGACCGGCCGACAGGCAACAGCTTACCCGTGTCTTGCCGGCATACTATTTCCAGCGCTTCCGGAAGGCTGTCCGTCACCGCTTCCAGCATGCCTATCTCACCTGGGGCGACGAGCTGCGCGGCTTTCTGGCCGGCTGGCTGTACATCTTCCAACACGGCCATAAGCCCCCCTATCCCGGGCCTGATGCGCCCATCGGATTACCTCCCGCCGCTCCATCTCCCCTGGTCAGCGTCATCATCACCTGTTACCAGCAGGGCCAATATTTACCTGACGCCATCCAGAGCGTGCTCGACCAGACCTACCCTCATGTGGAATGCCTGGTGGTGAGCGATGGATCGACCGATGATACCGAAGCCGTGGTGAAACATTTTCCTGCCGTGCGATACGTATATCAGGCGAATGCAGGCCTGGCAGCAGCCCGCAATACGGGTATCGTTCATGCCCGGGGTGAATGGTTGATTTTCCTGGATGCCGACGACTGGTTATACCCATCCGCTATTGAAACCCAGCTCCGGCATGCCGCCGCCCATCCGGAGGCGGCTATCATCACCGGCCATCACGACAAAACTTCAGCAGAAGGCCGCCTGTTACAAAACTGGGAACCTACCGATGTACCAGCCGACCCGGAAACCGCCCTCCTGCGGGGCAATTATATCGGCATGCATGCCGCCGTATGCTATCGAAGAGACGTGTTCCGCTACCTGCGCTTCGACCGCACCCTGCAGGCAGCGGAAGATTATGATCTTTACCTGCGGGCGGCTCGTCTGTTTGTGATCCACAGCCACCTGGAGCGCATAGCCGCTTACCGGCTCCATACCCAAAACATGTCGAAACGGGTGGGATGGATGCTGGAACAGGTGCTACATGTGCTGAGCCGCCACTACTCGCGATGGCCCGACCTTCAACAAAAATCATCCTACCGCCATGGGGAAAAAATCTGGAAAACCTATTATGCGCAGGAGTTGCTTCGCCGGTTGAAGTTTCGTACTTTATACGGAAATTATCGTCTTTCGCCGGCCGAGTGGGCGTTGTGCGCCCGACAGATACCCGGGCCTTTGCTGCGATGGCTGCTGTCGAAAGGGAAAGAGAAATGGAAGAATATGAAATCCCATCTTGCTACCTTGATTCCATCATATTCACGGCCTGCGGGCTGGTCGACATCGTGGACAGCACGCTATATCCCACCCAGAGGCAGGGTGAAATGGGGAGACTTGCGTCAGACGCGGCCTTTCAGCGCCCGATTTGGATTCGACCGTGGCCGGCCGGTCGACCGGTATTATATTGAACAATTTCTCGAGCAGCATCGAAAGTACATCCGCGGATGCGTGCTGGAAATCGGCGACAACAGCTATACCCGCCAGTTTGGCGGAACGTGTGTGATCCGTAGCGAGGTATTGCACGTCCGGGAAGGCCTGCCGGGGGTAACGGTAGTGGGCGATCTCTGCAGGGGTGTGCCCCTGCCCGATCAGTCCCTCGATTGTATTATCCTGACACAAACCCTGCATTTAATCGAACAACCCGAGCGGGCCATTGCCGAATGTCACCGCCTGCTGAAACCCGGAGGCAGCCTGCTGCTGACGGTACCCGGTATCAGCCCCATCGACCACGACGAGTGGAAAGAAAGCTGGCAGGGCTCGTTTACGGCTGTATCGCTGCGACGCCTGTTGCGCGGCTCATTTTGCGAAGAAAATATACGGTTGTATACTTACGGAAATGTGCTGGCGGCCACCGCCTTTTTATATGGCCTGGCTGATGATGAACTGACTGCAGAAGAAAAAGACGACCATGATCCACATTTTCCGGTCATTATTGCTGCATGCGCTATTCAATCATCCTAA